From Paraburkholderia sabiae, a single genomic window includes:
- a CDS encoding GNAT family acetyltransferase: MIDAPLSIRAFDAADTDAVIALWLEAFPEYGDTSRPQRNPHLSIKNKLTTQPELFFVAVAGARIVGTVMAGYDGHRGWMYSLAVDFACRRHGIGTRLVRHAEAALAARGCPKVNLQVLSVKADIRGFYEALGYRVDDVVSLGKRLDLVCDAG, translated from the coding sequence GTGATAGACGCGCCACTGTCGATCCGCGCGTTCGATGCGGCCGACACGGATGCCGTGATTGCGTTGTGGCTCGAAGCGTTCCCGGAGTATGGGGATACGAGCAGGCCGCAGCGCAATCCGCATCTTTCAATCAAGAACAAGCTCACTACGCAGCCTGAGTTGTTCTTTGTTGCTGTTGCCGGTGCCCGGATTGTGGGCACTGTGATGGCGGGGTATGACGGGCATCGCGGGTGGATGTATTCGCTTGCCGTTGATTTTGCCTGCCGGCGGCATGGGATTGGGACTCGACTCGTGCGTCACGCCGAGGCCGCTCTTGCTGCTCGCGGTTGTCCTAAAGTAAATCTTCAGGTGCTTAGCGTGAAAGCCGATATCCGTGGGTTTTATGAGGCACTCGGGTATCGGGTCGATGATGTCGTTAGTCTCGGGAAGAGGCTCGATCTTGTCTGCGACGCTGGGTAG
- a CDS encoding acetylornithine transaminase — MNFNEYPIDSLMYITNRPEIVFTHGKGSWLYDNTGKRYLDFIQGWAVNSLGHCNDGVIEALTQQARTLINPSPAFYNEPMAKLAGLLTQHSCFDKVFFTNSGAEANEGAIKLARKYGKKFKNGAYEIITFDHGFHGRTLATMSASGKPGWDTIYAPQVPGFPKADLNDIASVEKLITDKTIAVMLEPIQGEGGVLPATREFMQQLRELTTKHNLLLIVDEVQSGCGRAGTLFAYELSGIEPDVMTLAKGIGSGVPLGALLCKKHVEVFEAGDQGGTYNGNPLMTAAGYSVISQLTAPGFLEGVRARGEYLRAKLLELSAERGFEGERGEGLLRALLLGKDIGNQIVEKARLMQPDGLLLNAARPNLLRFMPALNVTTEEIDQMMSMLRSILDTL; from the coding sequence ATGAACTTCAATGAGTATCCGATCGATTCGCTGATGTACATCACGAACCGGCCCGAAATCGTTTTCACGCACGGCAAGGGCTCGTGGCTCTATGACAACACCGGCAAGCGATATCTGGATTTCATTCAGGGCTGGGCCGTGAACAGCCTGGGCCATTGCAACGACGGCGTAATCGAAGCGCTCACGCAGCAGGCGCGCACGCTGATCAATCCGTCGCCGGCGTTCTACAACGAGCCGATGGCGAAGCTCGCCGGCCTGCTCACGCAACACAGCTGCTTCGACAAGGTGTTCTTCACGAACAGCGGCGCCGAAGCGAACGAAGGCGCGATCAAGCTCGCGCGCAAGTACGGCAAGAAGTTCAAGAACGGCGCGTACGAGATCATCACGTTCGATCACGGCTTCCACGGCCGCACGCTGGCGACGATGTCGGCGAGCGGCAAGCCCGGCTGGGACACGATTTATGCGCCGCAGGTGCCGGGCTTCCCGAAGGCCGATCTGAACGACATCGCTTCCGTCGAGAAGCTGATCACCGACAAGACCATCGCCGTGATGCTCGAGCCGATCCAGGGCGAAGGCGGCGTGCTCCCGGCCACTCGTGAGTTCATGCAGCAACTGCGCGAGCTGACGACGAAGCACAATCTGCTGCTGATCGTCGATGAAGTGCAAAGCGGTTGTGGCCGTGCGGGGACGCTGTTCGCGTACGAGCTGTCGGGCATCGAGCCGGACGTGATGACGCTGGCGAAGGGCATCGGCAGCGGCGTGCCGCTCGGCGCGCTGCTGTGCAAGAAGCATGTCGAGGTGTTCGAAGCGGGCGACCAGGGCGGCACGTATAACGGCAATCCGCTGATGACGGCAGCCGGCTATTCGGTGATCTCGCAGCTGACGGCGCCCGGTTTTCTCGAAGGCGTGCGGGCGCGCGGCGAGTATCTGCGCGCGAAGCTGCTCGAACTGTCGGCAGAGCGCGGCTTCGAGGGCGAGCGCGGCGAAGGTCTGCTGCGTGCGTTGCTGCTCGGCAAGGACATCGGCAACCAGATCGTCGAGAAGGCGCGGCTGATGCAGCCTGACGGCCTGTTGCTCAACGCTGCGCGTCCGAATCTGCTGCGCTTCATGCCCGCGCTCAATGTGACGACGGAAGAGATCGATCAGATGATGTCGATGCTGCGGTCGATTCTGGATACGCTGTGA